A part of Gemmatimonas groenlandica genomic DNA contains:
- a CDS encoding M28 family peptidase has product MSYFPRFTRPARAVALLALSLPAGAAVAQGKPVAKPSAPSPAMAPITRAVSAAISGDRALRTVDYVQRYFRLPGNRGFDLAIDTVASLLRVAGYVDEASASPTARLVYRIESRPMRDLAWTPEGASITIVGQPAPLQSWPKNLNMIAINSVSTAPDGVTAAVVDVGAGAEADFAAVDVKGKIVLAEGNARSIFVRAMQKGAVGVLAAQKLPEYNQQSKNVTSIQFTGIARDTLTPGWLLFVSRASRDALKSAITRGPVSVHVVVKTLLESRPERTLVAEIRGASVPSERFMYSAHVQEPGANDNATGVGTLAEMARVAAQLVKAGTANPKRTVTFLWGDEIRSTDRYIKEDSVRRIGVKWGMSLDMVGENTAKTGGTFLIEKMPDPSAVWVRGEDKHSEWGGRPLAEKDIRAHWFNDFVRQRCLDRAAQTGWVVKANPFEGGSDHTPFLNAQIPAVLLWHFTDQHYHTDLDRIDMVSAASLGNVGSCALTTGLLLADGSRPVVLAALEELTRAAEKELATQKALGRDTLSRGGTVETEHHIIDAWRDFYLGAIDRIPDIAVGPMELGAALSAAKDRVRKAALYGF; this is encoded by the coding sequence ATGAGCTATTTTCCTCGCTTCACACGGCCCGCGCGCGCGGTCGCGCTGCTCGCCCTTTCGCTCCCCGCCGGCGCTGCCGTAGCGCAGGGGAAACCTGTCGCGAAGCCATCAGCGCCGTCGCCGGCGATGGCCCCGATCACCCGGGCCGTATCCGCCGCCATCAGCGGCGACCGGGCCTTGCGCACGGTCGACTATGTGCAGCGCTACTTCCGGTTGCCAGGCAATCGAGGCTTCGACCTCGCGATCGATACCGTCGCGTCATTGCTGCGGGTGGCCGGTTACGTCGATGAAGCCTCGGCGTCGCCGACGGCGCGTCTCGTGTATCGCATCGAGTCGCGACCCATGCGTGATCTGGCGTGGACACCGGAAGGCGCATCGATCACGATCGTGGGGCAGCCGGCGCCTCTGCAGTCGTGGCCGAAGAATCTGAATATGATCGCGATCAATTCCGTGTCCACCGCGCCCGACGGTGTAACCGCCGCGGTGGTCGACGTGGGTGCTGGTGCCGAAGCCGACTTCGCCGCGGTCGATGTGAAGGGCAAGATCGTACTCGCCGAGGGGAATGCGCGCTCGATCTTCGTGCGCGCCATGCAGAAGGGCGCCGTCGGTGTGCTCGCGGCGCAGAAGCTCCCGGAGTACAACCAGCAGTCGAAGAACGTGACGTCCATTCAGTTCACCGGCATCGCGCGTGATACGCTCACGCCCGGCTGGCTGCTGTTCGTCTCACGCGCGTCGCGCGATGCGCTCAAGTCGGCGATCACGCGCGGACCGGTCAGTGTGCACGTGGTCGTAAAGACGCTCTTGGAGAGTCGGCCCGAGCGCACGTTGGTGGCCGAAATCCGTGGCGCGTCCGTACCGTCCGAGCGCTTCATGTATTCGGCGCATGTGCAGGAGCCGGGCGCCAACGACAATGCCACCGGTGTCGGTACGCTGGCTGAGATGGCGCGCGTTGCGGCGCAGTTGGTGAAAGCCGGCACGGCCAATCCGAAGCGCACGGTCACGTTCCTGTGGGGCGACGAAATCCGCTCCACCGACCGGTACATCAAGGAAGACAGTGTGCGTCGCATCGGCGTGAAGTGGGGCATGTCGCTCGATATGGTCGGTGAGAACACCGCGAAAACCGGTGGCACGTTCTTGATCGAGAAGATGCCCGATCCGAGTGCCGTCTGGGTGCGCGGCGAAGACAAGCACAGCGAGTGGGGCGGACGGCCGCTGGCTGAGAAGGACATTCGCGCGCACTGGTTCAACGACTTCGTGCGCCAGCGCTGCCTCGACCGCGCTGCGCAAACGGGATGGGTGGTGAAGGCCAATCCGTTTGAAGGCGGCAGTGATCACACACCGTTCCTGAACGCGCAGATCCCCGCCGTGTTGCTCTGGCACTTCACCGATCAACACTACCACACCGACCTCGATCGCATCGATATGGTCAGCGCCGCGTCGCTGGGCAACGTGGGCTCGTGCGCGCTGACCACGGGCCTCTTGCTTGCCGACGGCTCGCGCCCCGTCGTACTCGCGGCGCTGGAAGAACTCACCCGCGCGGCCGAGAAGGAGCTCGCCACACAGAAAGCCCTCGGCCGCGACACACTGTCGCGTGGCGGCACGGTAGAGACCGAGCATCACATCATCGACGCGTGGCGTGACTTCTACCTCGGCGCGATCGATCGCATTCCGGATATCGCCGTCGGTCCGATGGAGCTTGGCGCGGCGCTGAGCGCGGCGAAGGATCGGGTGCGTAAGGCGGCTCTGTACGGGTTCTGA
- a CDS encoding prephenate dehydratase domain-containing protein, with product MIPRVAFQGELGAFSELAIRQQWPNGATAIPCRTFPDAIASVRSGAAEYGVIPVENAIIGAVKVALDALRSAGIEVVERSELRVPIHLCLLAPRGASLAELRNVHSHAVALAQCRIFFARHGWLEPAPHDDTAGAARMVAELNDRTVGAVASEMAAERYGLEIIARHIEDVPANWTRFLVISAST from the coding sequence ATGATTCCACGCGTCGCCTTTCAGGGTGAGTTGGGCGCCTTCAGCGAGCTCGCGATCCGCCAGCAATGGCCGAACGGCGCGACCGCGATTCCGTGCCGCACGTTCCCGGATGCCATTGCCAGCGTGCGCAGCGGTGCCGCCGAGTATGGGGTGATTCCGGTGGAGAATGCGATCATCGGGGCGGTGAAGGTGGCGCTCGACGCACTGCGGAGCGCCGGCATCGAGGTGGTGGAGCGTAGTGAACTGCGGGTGCCGATTCACCTGTGCTTGCTCGCGCCGCGTGGCGCGTCGCTCGCCGAGCTGCGCAACGTGCACAGTCACGCCGTGGCCCTCGCGCAGTGCCGCATCTTCTTTGCGCGTCACGGCTGGCTCGAGCCGGCGCCGCATGACGACACCGCCGGCGCTGCGCGAATGGTCGCGGAACTGAACGACCGCACGGTTGGCGCGGTCGCCAGCGAGATGGCAGCCGAACGCTACGGTCTCGAGATCATTGCGCGGCACATCGAAGACGTGCCCGCCAACTGGACGCGCTTTCTGGTGATCAGCGCGTCTACGTAG
- the aroF gene encoding 3-deoxy-7-phosphoheptulonate synthase, with protein sequence MIIVTVPGISESALARLIEHVEAAGLRTHVSRGEHRTIVGCIGDEGLLSDHGLTQLEGVERVLPVLKPYKLASREFSVQSTAIRLGDAADTVIGGRDLVVIAGPCSVEGREMMHETAHAVQRSGARLLRAGAFKPRSSPYAFQGMGEEGLKILAEVRAETGMPIVTEVMDTRQVELVASYADVLQIGARNMQNFPLLTEVGRTQRPVLLKRGLSATITELLMAAEYIMAQGNGDVILCERGIRTYETATRNTLDVAAIPVLKRETHLPVMVDPSHAGGRAHLVAPLAMAAVAAGADGLIVEVHPHPATAKSDGEQSLEPSAFASMMQQVRSVALAVGREPSWEVELASV encoded by the coding sequence ATGATCATCGTTACCGTTCCTGGAATTTCCGAAAGCGCCCTCGCCCGACTGATCGAGCACGTCGAGGCCGCGGGATTGCGTACCCATGTGTCGCGCGGCGAGCACCGCACCATCGTGGGATGCATCGGCGACGAGGGTCTGCTGAGCGATCACGGTCTTACGCAGCTCGAGGGTGTGGAGCGCGTCCTCCCGGTGCTCAAGCCGTACAAGTTGGCCTCGCGCGAGTTCTCGGTGCAGTCGACGGCGATTCGCTTGGGCGATGCGGCCGATACGGTGATCGGTGGACGCGATCTGGTGGTGATCGCCGGTCCGTGCTCGGTGGAAGGGCGTGAGATGATGCATGAGACGGCACATGCGGTGCAACGCTCGGGAGCGCGACTGCTGCGTGCCGGCGCCTTCAAGCCGCGTTCGTCTCCCTACGCATTTCAGGGCATGGGCGAGGAAGGGCTCAAGATTCTGGCCGAGGTGCGCGCGGAAACGGGCATGCCGATCGTGACGGAAGTGATGGACACACGACAGGTGGAGCTGGTAGCGAGCTACGCCGACGTGCTGCAGATCGGCGCGCGCAACATGCAGAACTTTCCGCTGCTCACCGAGGTCGGTCGCACGCAGCGTCCGGTCTTGCTCAAGCGCGGTTTGTCGGCCACGATCACCGAGCTGCTGATGGCGGCCGAGTACATCATGGCGCAGGGCAACGGCGACGTGATTCTGTGCGAGCGAGGTATCCGCACCTACGAGACGGCCACGCGCAACACGCTCGACGTGGCGGCAATTCCGGTGCTCAAGCGCGAGACGCACTTGCCGGTCATGGTGGACCCGTCACATGCCGGGGGCCGGGCGCATCTGGTGGCGCCGCTCGCGATGGCCGCCGTGGCGGCTGGTGCGGATGGTCTGATCGTGGAGGTGCATCCGCACCCGGCCACTGCCAAGTCCGACGGTGAGCAGTCGCTGGAGCCGAGCGCGTTTGCCTCCATGATGCAGCAGGTGCGGTCGGTCGCGCTGGCGGTAGGTCGTGAGCCGAGCTGGGAGGTTGAGCTGGCGTCGGTGTGA
- a CDS encoding virginiamycin B lyase family protein has product MNSRCRETARLPRVALYAAMVAAAFAPSIAVAQKRGADTAAVTEWNVPWADTRPRDPSLDAQGRVWFVGQEGNYVARLDPKSGAFTKLEIDAGTFPHTVSVDKDGDAWYTGNRNGMIGKIDGKTGAITRYPMPDPDAKDPHTIAFDQKGDLWFTLQNSNMVGHLVKKTGKVTIMKIATPRARPYGIVIDAKGRPWFNLFGVNKIGTVDPTSMRVREYVLPDERTRGRRIALTTDGAVWYVDYSRGYLGRLDPVSGTVKDWPLPGGSTSLPYAMTVDDADRLWFVETGTQPNRLVGFDPRTNTFTTPTDIGKAAPNTVRHMVFDKNTRTIWFGSDQGTIGRAVIPPAERKPIG; this is encoded by the coding sequence ATGAATTCTCGATGCAGAGAGACCGCACGCCTGCCCCGCGTCGCACTGTATGCCGCGATGGTGGCCGCCGCCTTCGCTCCCTCGATCGCCGTCGCGCAGAAGCGCGGTGCCGACACCGCCGCTGTGACGGAGTGGAACGTGCCGTGGGCCGACACGCGCCCCCGCGATCCGTCGCTCGACGCGCAGGGTCGCGTGTGGTTCGTGGGGCAGGAAGGCAACTACGTGGCGCGTCTCGATCCGAAGAGCGGCGCGTTCACCAAGCTCGAGATCGATGCCGGCACCTTTCCGCACACCGTGTCGGTCGATAAGGACGGCGACGCATGGTACACCGGGAATCGCAACGGCATGATCGGAAAGATCGACGGCAAGACCGGCGCGATCACACGCTACCCGATGCCCGATCCTGACGCGAAGGATCCGCACACGATCGCGTTCGATCAGAAGGGCGATCTCTGGTTTACGCTGCAGAACAGCAACATGGTCGGCCACCTCGTGAAGAAGACGGGCAAGGTGACGATCATGAAGATTGCCACGCCGCGTGCGCGCCCCTACGGCATCGTGATCGATGCGAAGGGCCGACCGTGGTTCAACCTGTTTGGCGTGAACAAGATCGGCACCGTCGATCCCACCAGCATGCGCGTGCGCGAGTATGTATTACCCGACGAGCGCACCCGTGGCCGTCGCATCGCCCTCACCACCGACGGCGCCGTGTGGTACGTGGACTATTCGCGCGGCTATCTGGGCCGCCTCGATCCGGTCAGCGGCACCGTGAAAGATTGGCCCCTGCCCGGCGGCAGCACGTCACTGCCCTACGCCATGACGGTCGATGACGCCGACCGCCTCTGGTTCGTGGAAACGGGCACGCAGCCGAACCGTCTGGTGGGCTTCGACCCACGCACCAACACGTTCACCACGCCCACCGATATCGGCAAAGCCGCGCCGAATACGGTGCGGCACATGGTGTTCGACAAGAACACCCGCACCATCTGGTTCGGCAGTGACCAAGGCACCATCGGCCGCGCCGTGATCCCGCCAGCGGAGCGCAAGCCGATCGGGTGA
- a CDS encoding ATP-binding protein — MRLSIRMRLTLWNASVLAFVLGAFALAGWITLTTTLRQRTDAAVRESARVVAGAIRAERAAAQARGDVEEVRGETEQAVLRELRVGDLEVFIADEGAQLMAARQPGPSRTSINTIDDAVLLPDEVRTLLRDIVQTRATEIADERQVAVGTIHMRGVDWRAGVTRLAPMVQDPGEPPLLVTALHSLEDDRLLLRAVRTTLLLAIPLALLASVIAGYALARRSLAPLDAITTRTASITAANLDDRLQVVNPHDELGRLAHIVNGLLGRVGDAFRTQRQFVADASHELRTPIAIIRGEADVTLRRSTRDETEYREALQVIQQESVRLSRVVDDLFLLARVDAGSPIGEYREVAIAELVATAARSVRSLAESRSVSLQLSESPATAELRIHGDSVLLHRLVLNLLDNALKHAPASSTVYVRVDATDQLVQIDVDDEGPGVPSALRDRLFERFVHGASSQPDDDASGHGGGAGLGLAIAQAIAHAHGGHIGLRPSTDRAHGACFRVTLPRSASASGDVA, encoded by the coding sequence ATGCGCCTCTCCATCCGGATGCGCCTCACGCTCTGGAATGCCAGTGTGCTCGCCTTCGTCCTCGGCGCCTTCGCGCTGGCTGGCTGGATCACGCTGACCACGACACTCCGGCAACGCACCGATGCCGCCGTGCGCGAGTCGGCGCGCGTGGTCGCCGGTGCGATCCGCGCCGAACGAGCGGCGGCGCAGGCCCGCGGCGATGTGGAAGAGGTGCGTGGCGAAACCGAGCAAGCCGTGTTGCGCGAACTGCGTGTCGGCGATCTCGAAGTCTTCATTGCCGACGAAGGCGCGCAGCTCATGGCGGCCCGTCAGCCCGGACCGTCGCGCACATCGATCAACACGATCGACGACGCGGTGCTCCTGCCCGATGAAGTGCGTACGCTGTTGCGCGACATCGTGCAGACGCGTGCCACCGAGATTGCCGACGAGCGTCAGGTTGCCGTCGGTACCATTCACATGCGCGGTGTCGACTGGCGCGCCGGCGTCACGCGACTCGCGCCGATGGTGCAGGATCCCGGAGAGCCTCCCCTCCTCGTCACCGCGCTGCACTCGCTCGAAGACGATCGGCTGCTGCTGCGCGCCGTACGCACCACGTTGCTGTTGGCGATTCCGCTCGCGCTGCTCGCGTCGGTGATCGCCGGCTACGCCCTCGCGCGTCGTAGTCTCGCCCCGCTCGACGCGATCACGACGCGCACGGCCAGCATCACCGCCGCGAATCTCGACGATCGGCTGCAGGTCGTGAATCCGCACGACGAGCTCGGTCGACTGGCCCACATCGTGAACGGCTTGCTGGGTCGCGTGGGCGACGCGTTCCGCACGCAGCGACAGTTCGTGGCCGACGCCTCTCACGAATTGCGGACGCCGATCGCCATCATTCGCGGCGAGGCCGATGTCACGTTGCGTCGCAGCACCCGCGATGAAACGGAGTATCGCGAAGCCCTGCAGGTAATTCAGCAGGAATCGGTGCGTCTCTCGCGCGTCGTGGACGATCTGTTCCTGCTGGCGCGCGTCGACGCCGGCAGTCCGATCGGCGAGTATCGCGAGGTGGCGATCGCCGAGCTGGTGGCGACGGCCGCGCGCAGTGTGCGGTCGCTGGCCGAATCGCGAAGCGTCTCACTGCAGCTCAGCGAATCACCCGCGACCGCCGAGCTGCGCATACATGGCGACAGCGTGCTGCTGCACCGTCTGGTGCTGAATCTGCTCGACAACGCGCTCAAGCACGCGCCCGCATCCAGCACGGTGTACGTGCGCGTCGATGCCACCGATCAGCTCGTGCAGATCGACGTGGACGACGAGGGGCCCGGCGTGCCGTCGGCCCTACGTGACCGGCTCTTCGAGCGCTTCGTGCACGGCGCTTCGTCCCAACCCGACGACGACGCCAGCGGGCACGGCGGCGGCGCCGGACTCGGCCTCGCCATCGCACAGGCTATCGCCCATGCGCACGGCGGGCATATTGGTCTGCGTCCGTCGACCGATCGAGCCCACGGCGCCTGTTTCCGCGTGACGCTGCCCCGCTCGGCTTCCGCCTCAGGAGACGTCGCATGA
- a CDS encoding response regulator transcription factor, whose product MVAMRLLVVEDDPRLARVIARGLREEAYAVDVCENGSDAIVQAVVNSYDAIILDVMLPGTDGFGVVSTLRARNVRTPVLMLTSRDAVADRIAGLDQGADDYLTKPFDFGELLARLRALLRRPEALQAMLVRVGDCEIDLQSHAVSRAGVPIALTAKEYALLELLARRVGNVVSRADIVAHVWDDNHDPFTNAVEVYVNRLRGKIDRAPWPPLIHTRRGAGYILSDVAPT is encoded by the coding sequence ATGGTCGCCATGCGCCTGCTCGTCGTAGAAGATGATCCCCGCCTCGCGCGCGTCATCGCCCGCGGTCTCCGCGAGGAGGCGTACGCGGTGGACGTGTGCGAGAACGGCTCCGACGCCATCGTCCAGGCCGTCGTGAACAGCTACGACGCGATCATCCTCGATGTCATGCTACCGGGCACCGATGGCTTCGGGGTCGTGTCCACGCTGCGTGCCCGTAACGTCCGCACGCCGGTGCTCATGCTCACCTCGCGCGACGCGGTCGCCGATCGCATTGCTGGTCTCGATCAGGGCGCCGACGACTATCTCACCAAGCCGTTCGACTTCGGCGAGCTGCTGGCGCGTTTGCGCGCGCTGCTGCGCCGACCAGAAGCGCTGCAGGCCATGCTCGTGAGAGTTGGCGATTGCGAGATCGACCTGCAATCGCACGCGGTCTCGCGCGCCGGTGTGCCCATTGCGCTCACCGCCAAAGAGTATGCGTTGCTCGAACTGCTCGCGCGCCGTGTCGGCAATGTCGTCTCGCGCGCTGATATCGTCGCGCATGTGTGGGATGACAATCACGATCCGTTCACCAACGCGGTCGAAGTGTACGTGAATCGACTGCGCGGCAAGATCGACCGCGCACCGTGGCCACCGCTGATCCACACCCGTCGCGGCGCCGGCTACATACTCTCAGACGTTGCGCCGACGTGA
- a CDS encoding UvrB/UvrC motif-containing protein → MDTPAPQRTRLHVRPPQSTPTHRKQLRALVREGCENRPGVYRMIGPSGAILYVGQSRVLRTRLLSYFRAKGRHKGARILRHAFQIEWEYTNTEFGALLRELRLIKQHRPHFNAMMVQDEWPRAYVALTGGSVPGLRVVARSDDPSAIALFGPFRRVAQLREAVRALAEGTGLRDCVHDDVVRITGSAASRGSTLWFDDDPTAQPRRGASRTRAPGCLRHDIGTCAGPCIGAGASQPYREAAVAVRAFLDGRSDAPVRTLEMAMQQASAQLAFERAAVIRDRLALVSWLHERVQHFHANVDRLTFRYHAVGPDHREWVYLVRRGTVRAEVPAPKTPEERAALRALAAKVFTGADPSGADIPTHDLDEFYLVASWFRRRPAEKARTKVAMRPAKRSSA, encoded by the coding sequence GTGGACACGCCCGCCCCGCAGCGCACTCGCCTGCACGTTCGACCGCCGCAATCGACCCCAACGCACCGCAAGCAGTTGCGGGCGCTGGTGCGTGAAGGGTGCGAGAACCGGCCCGGCGTCTATCGCATGATCGGACCCTCCGGCGCGATCCTGTACGTAGGGCAGTCGCGCGTGTTACGCACGCGATTGTTGTCGTACTTCCGCGCGAAGGGGCGGCACAAAGGCGCGCGCATCCTTCGCCACGCGTTTCAGATCGAGTGGGAGTACACCAACACCGAGTTCGGCGCCTTGCTGCGCGAGCTGCGGCTCATCAAGCAGCATCGTCCGCACTTCAACGCGATGATGGTGCAGGACGAGTGGCCGCGCGCCTACGTGGCACTCACCGGCGGCAGTGTGCCGGGGCTACGCGTCGTGGCCCGTTCCGACGATCCATCGGCGATCGCGCTATTCGGTCCGTTCCGTCGTGTGGCGCAGCTGCGCGAGGCGGTACGCGCGCTCGCGGAAGGCACGGGGCTGCGCGACTGCGTCCACGATGACGTCGTGCGTATCACCGGCAGTGCGGCCAGTCGCGGCAGCACGCTCTGGTTCGACGACGATCCCACGGCACAGCCGCGACGCGGGGCGAGTCGCACCCGGGCGCCGGGCTGCCTGCGCCACGATATCGGCACCTGCGCCGGCCCGTGCATCGGCGCCGGCGCGTCGCAGCCGTATCGCGAGGCGGCGGTGGCCGTGCGCGCCTTTCTCGACGGTCGGAGCGATGCCCCGGTGCGTACGCTCGAGATGGCCATGCAACAGGCATCCGCACAGCTCGCCTTCGAGCGGGCGGCGGTGATCCGTGATCGCTTGGCACTGGTGAGCTGGCTGCACGAACGCGTGCAGCACTTTCACGCCAACGTGGACCGGCTCACGTTCCGCTACCACGCGGTGGGTCCGGATCATCGTGAGTGGGTATACCTGGTGCGACGCGGCACGGTGCGCGCCGAGGTCCCCGCGCCGAAAACGCCGGAGGAGCGCGCCGCCCTTCGCGCGCTCGCCGCGAAGGTGTTCACCGGGGCCGACCCCTCGGGGGCCGATATCCCCACGCACGATCTCGACGAGTTCTACCTGGTGGCCAGCTGGTTCCGTCGCCGGCCTGCGGAGAAGGCCCGCACGAAGGTCGCGATGCGACCGGCGAAGCGATCCTCAGCGTAA
- a CDS encoding cryptochrome/photolyase family protein: MPTTLAFVAPWESSRAVANIPREPRDDVVVLLLESVAKGSSLPWHRQKLVLLLSSMQHFAAALEAAGYRVAYRKATSYAEGIAAAAAEFSAAKVVATEGREQDMVDELDRARTLLDADGRSLTLREDRGFLATREEFATWARGRKEHRMEFFYREMRRKHGILMESDGTPSGGQWNFDADNRKPWPKGRAAPEVWRVEPDDITRAQMDRVRTWRNRWGSVETFALPVTRPDAKAWLDRFIAERLPEFGPYEDALVHGAPDLLHSTLSSIINVGLLHPLECVRKAEAAWRAGLVPIASAEGFIRQILGWREYIRGMYWHLMPGLRTANALNATRELPRWFWAPDGEAYDESQATSAACEMRCLADTIRQVRDYGRVHHIARLMVQCNIATLIGVEPAALSRWYWSAFTDAYEWVELPNVVGMGTWGDGGALASKPYVASGAYINRMSNYCGSCRYDVKQRSGPDACPVNVLYWDFLASHQARFGTHPRMRMMFVHVKNIAEPELVQIRAQAAAFRDALDYDSAFAPPAVVATA, translated from the coding sequence ATGCCAACCACCCTCGCCTTCGTCGCCCCATGGGAATCCTCGCGCGCCGTCGCGAATATCCCGCGTGAACCCCGCGACGATGTCGTCGTGTTGTTGCTCGAATCGGTCGCCAAGGGCTCCTCGCTGCCCTGGCATCGACAGAAGCTCGTCCTGCTGCTGTCGTCCATGCAGCACTTTGCCGCGGCCCTCGAAGCGGCCGGCTATCGTGTCGCCTACCGGAAAGCGACCAGCTACGCCGAAGGCATCGCCGCCGCCGCCGCCGAGTTCAGTGCAGCCAAAGTCGTCGCCACCGAAGGCCGCGAGCAGGATATGGTCGACGAGCTCGATCGCGCCCGCACCCTCCTCGACGCCGACGGCCGCAGCCTGACCCTCCGTGAAGACCGCGGCTTTCTCGCCACGCGTGAGGAATTCGCGACCTGGGCCCGCGGGCGCAAAGAGCACCGGATGGAGTTCTTCTACCGGGAGATGCGCCGGAAACACGGCATTCTGATGGAGTCCGACGGCACGCCGAGCGGCGGACAGTGGAATTTCGACGCCGACAACCGGAAGCCGTGGCCCAAAGGTCGCGCCGCCCCCGAGGTCTGGCGCGTCGAGCCCGACGACATCACGCGGGCGCAGATGGACCGCGTGCGTACGTGGCGGAATCGCTGGGGCAGCGTGGAGACGTTCGCACTGCCCGTTACCCGTCCCGATGCCAAGGCGTGGCTCGATCGGTTCATTGCCGAACGACTGCCGGAATTCGGTCCGTACGAAGACGCGCTCGTGCACGGGGCGCCAGATCTGCTGCACTCCACGCTGTCGTCGATTATCAACGTCGGGTTGCTGCATCCGCTCGAATGCGTGCGCAAAGCCGAAGCCGCGTGGCGTGCAGGGCTCGTCCCCATCGCCTCGGCCGAAGGCTTCATCCGGCAGATCCTGGGTTGGCGCGAGTACATCCGCGGCATGTACTGGCACCTGATGCCGGGGCTCCGCACCGCGAACGCGCTCAACGCCACGCGCGAGCTGCCGCGCTGGTTCTGGGCACCGGATGGCGAAGCGTACGACGAATCACAGGCCACGAGCGCGGCCTGCGAGATGCGTTGCCTCGCCGACACCATCCGACAGGTGCGCGACTACGGGCGCGTGCATCATATCGCGCGGCTCATGGTGCAGTGCAACATCGCCACCCTGATCGGCGTGGAGCCGGCGGCGCTCTCGCGCTGGTACTGGAGCGCCTTCACCGACGCGTACGAGTGGGTGGAGCTGCCCAACGTGGTGGGCATGGGCACGTGGGGCGACGGCGGCGCGCTCGCCTCCAAGCCATACGTGGCGTCGGGCGCGTACATCAACCGCATGAGTAACTACTGCGGCAGCTGTCGCTACGACGTGAAGCAGCGCTCGGGTCCTGATGCCTGTCCGGTAAATGTGTTGTACTGGGACTTCCTCGCGTCGCACCAGGCGCGCTTCGGCACGCATCCACGCATGCGTATGATGTTCGTGCACGTGAAGAACATCGCCGAACCGGAACTGGTGCAGATCCGCGCGCAGGCCGCGGCGTTTCGCGACGCGCTCGACTACGACAGCGCCTTCGCGCCACCCGCCGTCGTCGCCACCGCGTAA
- a CDS encoding DUF6524 family protein, with protein MANGPGPGGIATRLFAALILVFATYNPEGYSFYHWAIAPLLGHTTSTGPASVKFLVGILLLGGWGVFLNATRRSIGMGGAALVIAISGALVWILLDFGIVSAGSARGISYVVLLCLSVLLAVGMSWSHVSKAMSGQVDMDQTD; from the coding sequence ATGGCTAACGGACCCGGTCCCGGCGGCATCGCCACTCGGCTTTTCGCCGCCCTCATCCTGGTGTTTGCGACGTACAATCCCGAGGGATACTCGTTTTATCACTGGGCTATCGCGCCACTATTAGGACATACCACAAGCACTGGACCAGCATCGGTCAAGTTTCTGGTCGGCATCCTGTTGTTGGGAGGATGGGGGGTGTTCCTGAACGCCACCCGCCGATCGATCGGTATGGGCGGAGCCGCGCTGGTCATCGCGATCTCGGGCGCGCTGGTGTGGATCCTCCTCGACTTCGGCATCGTCAGCGCCGGATCGGCCCGCGGGATTTCGTATGTCGTGTTGCTCTGCCTGTCGGTGCTGCTCGCGGTGGGGATGAGCTGGTCGCACGTGTCGAAGGCGATGAGTGGACAGGTCGACATGGATCAGACGGACTGA